ATTCCTTGCTGATTTTGGCTACTCCTTATGTTGATTTCAGTTATTTCAACTTGCAAGTAGATGTTCTGTTGTTCTATGTTGTCGTGTCGCTCCGCTGCAAAAGCCCTTGTGAAGAATAGAACATCTGACATGACACTAGCCATTGGAGATGGTAATTGATTTTTTGTTAGCCCTTATCATTCCCCTTCAAAAGTTTGATAGCAATAGAAAATATTGAGTAGTTTTTGGCTGGTCTGATTTATGTTTTGTGGTGTAATAAATTCCATTATGCATGTGTTACATTACAGGTGCTAATGATGTCCCAATGATTCAAATGGCTGATGTTGGAGTTGGCATCAGTGGACAAGAAGGTTGGCAAGCTGTAATGGCATCTGATTTTGCAATGGGGCAGTTTAGGTTTTTAGTTCCTCTCTTATTGATACATGGTCATTGGAACTACCAACAACTTGGTTACATGATATTGTACAATTTTTACATAAATGTTGTCCTTGTTCTTATCCTATTTTGGTAAGTTATAATCCAACAAATGTTTGTGTGTGTAGCTGCTTTTATCATACAACTTCAAATTATGCCACAAACTTCACCTTCAAAAGTTTTTGTTATTAGGTGGTGTGCTTTGAAGCCTGTATTTCATTCAACCAACcctatgttttaaaaataaataaatggcttttatggttcttttttggTGGCTTTTGACTTGTTCAATTTTCTCCTAAAgtatgataataatgatatttttctctttttgtctgTTAGATGTTTTCTTCATATTTCAACATGTTAGTAATCTGTTATGTGTATGTGTTTTCTAGGTATGTACTCTTCACTGCCTTCACTTTGACAACTGCTATAAATGAATGGAGCTCCACGTTATAACTCAATAATCTATAGTTCATTGCCAACTATAATTGTTGGTATTCTCAACAAGGATCTTCGTAAAAGGACTCTCCTTAAGTATCCTCAACTTTATGGGGCAGGACAGAGACATGAGGCCTACAacaagaaattatttttgttaacaatGTTAGATACTTTGTGGCAAAGCATGGTTATCTTCTGGGCACCTCTCTTTGCATATTGGAGTAGCACAATTGATGTGGCAAGCATTGGAGACCTTTGGACTTTAGGAGttgttattttggttaattTACACTTGGCCATGGATGTCATAAGGTGGTATTGGGTGACACATGTTGTCATTAGGGGGTCCATTGTTGCAACTTTCATTAGTGTCATGATCATTGATTCTATCCCCAATCTTCCTGGCTACTTGTATGCATTATCCATTTCCTcccattctttttctttatttcatttttaatatttttaccatAAATCTAAT
This genomic interval from Glycine max cultivar Williams 82 chromosome 5, Glycine_max_v4.0, whole genome shotgun sequence contains the following:
- the LOC106798891 gene encoding phospholipid-transporting ATPase 1, producing the protein MLDTLWQSMVIFWAPLFAYWSSTIDVASIGDLWTLGVVILVNLHLAMDVIRWYWVTHVVIRGSIVATFISVMIIDSIPNLPGYLAFFDAAGTGLFWLLLLGIIVTALLPYLVVKFVYQYYFPNDIQICREAEKIGYDRVVESGQVEMLPISDNPSR